In Lolium rigidum isolate FL_2022 chromosome 7, APGP_CSIRO_Lrig_0.1, whole genome shotgun sequence, the DNA window CCTCCAATTGCAAGAAAAAAGAACAGAGAAAGAAAGATGTTACCTTCTCTTGAGAGGATGAACCGGCCTGGATGGAGTCCCTGGAGGGCAGGCTAGGGAGGAGGCGTAGAGCAGGGGTTCCGGCCGGAGGTGGTCGTTGGTGGAATGGGTCCTCCTGGTCGTGGGTCACCCGTCGAGCTCGACGATGTGGAGGCGTCGGTCACACGGGAGGCGAGATGGGGGGAGCTGGAGTCGGGTGCCACAGTGAGGAGGGACGGGGTGGGGAGAAGTAGCACGGCGGCGTATGGTCTCCGGTCACGAAGCTGGGGGGCTCCGAACGTCCGGTCGCCGGCACAGGCGGTGGGGCAGATGCAGGGTCAAGGGATGAAGGGAGTGACCGAGTgagtgtgatttttttttttactttgattGGGATTTGCTTCAGTCTGTTCAACGATTGAGGGCATCGTATTTGTATCAGGCCTGTCGGCCTTCGGGTGAGCGTGGGCCGCTCTTCATACAAGCTTCAGAAAAATGATTGCCCTCAATTTGTTTTATGATTTTAAACGTTTTTTTCGAAGAATGATTGTCCTTATTGAATATGTATCAAAGTTTGTGTCATAAAAATCCATAATAATGCAGGTCATCTTGTGGTCCGtggatgttaagcttcatgcaataTTTCTTGTTCGACACCCCTGAACGTGTATATATATTCATTTTGTATCTTCATACATATTTTAATcgtatttttaaaaaaaaactaacattGATTACTTCTTTATTAATATAGGTCACTATGACACATTTTAGAAGCAAATTAGTTGTTATCTTAGTAGACTCGAAATTGAATGATCATGCAATATTTCTTGGAGGATATTTTATCCAACACTCCTAAACGTGTATATATTTTCGTTTTGTATCTTCATACATATTTTAATCGTATTTTTTTCAGAACTAACATTGATTACTTCTTTATTAATATAGGTCACTATAACACATTTTTATATGATCACCAATTTATGTGGAGACATGTGGGTGGATCATTTATTACACGCGCTCCTCATATGGGCGGGCATGAACTCATTTAAAGTGGCTCTTTGTAAAAATCTTACTAAAAAGAAATAAAATTTTATTATAAACTATAATACGTGCGTGGCACGTGCACCTTTActagtacctaataataaaggagctaaggtttctgccaaaaagtttcgtcaacgctttttttaggactgttttgccctcccaccaaatcgcataatacacaCATATGCCATCATACCGGTTAAACGAAATAACAATGCCCACCCTCCTGCAGGCCGGCGCCCAGCCCCGCTCTgcactgctcttccgccggccgccgcagccTCCTTCAATTTCCGCCCGCCGCGCCTCCTTTCCGCTAGAACCGGAACAAGTCACCTCGCCGGCGGGAGCAGCCCCCGACGCCCCCTGCCCCGTCATCCATCTGACGCTGGATCGGCGCCCCGCCTGCATCTCCCTCCACTATTCCCCATCGGCGAGCTTCCGCGCCCAAGCCCGCTCCAATCTCCTCCACCTCTTCCGATCTATCCACCAGCCGCACGGGTGCCTCCACGAAGGCCCGGGCTTCCCCTCCTACGCACGGGTGAAGATCAGGGGGAGGTCGGCCTGTGCCGCTGACGTTGCAGGGCATGCGGAGAGCGGCCGGTGTGGTACGCCCGTGTGCAGCCCTGATTAAATCTGCCGCTTGGTCGCGGCGCTGGCGTCAGAACAGAGGTGACATCGTGCAGTAATCGCATGACGAGGCGAGGCGTAGGATTGTGTATACAACGGCAGCGGCGAGGATGACCAGAAGACCTACTGCAGCTAGGAGCTGGAAATATAGGCCGGAGATTGGACTGCAGATAAAGTGCTGGGTTTCAGCGAATACAGACATTTGGGAGGAGGCGACTAAACAGTGGCGAGAAGCGGCATCCCAGCGAGAACGCTCTATCAGTAAGGCAGAGCTAGCAGCGACAAGCAGATATAGCATGGACTAGCTCAGTAAAAGAAATTAGACCTGCCTTTTGTTGAATACACTATAGAGGAATCTAAAGCACGAACAAGAACACAGCAATGCCTGATGCGGCCGCCGCAGAGGAAGTGCTCTTGGGCTTTAATTTGGCTATCAAATCTGGGCTTTTAAAATAATAGGTTGGTTTCCGACCAAGAAAAGCGAGGGTGTATTCATATTCTCTGTTCAATAGTCCCACATCGATTCTTTATATCGAGTTCATCCGGTTTATATACGCTCAGAAATTCCAATCATCAGCAAGCAATTACATGAGAGACAAGCGCCAAGATCGTATCTCGATTGCCTGTAGAAGGGGAGAACGAGCAAGAGGAGAATCCAGAGGGATGAGAAGCGGGGCTAGGGGGCGCTTGGCTGGAGTGAGCCGCCGAGGGGgagagagagcggcggttgccagCCATGGCTGGATTAATCGATTTCCGACGGGATTTGACTGAGAGCTGGAGAAAGAACGGGAGACACAGGAAGTCTTTATCCCGTCGAAAATTTCTCATTTtaatccttctttttttcttctattcTAGATTGAGATCTCTTTCTTTTTTGAAAGCATTTTAGTTCTCATATATGTTTCTCACGCCGTTAGTCCCACCCTGCCCACATACAGCAAGCTCCACCGGTTCATATATGTCTCAGGTTGTGTATAGTATCAGCAAGCCAATTAAAAAATCAACGTACCGCTGTTTGGTTTAAAGGAGATATATGGTGTCAGATAATTAAACATGGTGAATGATTGAAAAAATTATGTGATCACACAAGTCTGTATAGACTATCTCTTTCGACAGAGCACGCGAACCTGATTGTGTCATCACGTGTTTGATGTATCAGGTAAAAAAGCAGTTACAACAACTTTTGATATATAAAAGGTGGGATCAAATCTGACCTGAAATCAAATCTGAACCTGAAATTCAGATTACCTAACAATTCGGGTTGATCATGTCAATCCACATTTCGAacaccatatccattttttcgttGTTTCCTCTATTCCCATATCTCGAGGAAGGCAAAGGCCTTCAAGCAGTGGAGTGAACTAGAGGTGACGGTGACGATGTTTTCAAAATAGAGAAGTTCCATCGCTTCGTTTTTGctatcccgatgcaacgcacaggCATGTGTTGCGAAAACATTGATTAATTTTGGAAATGTTGACAAATCTTTCTATAAAGTTGATCAAATTATATGAAATTTAACTATGTCAAAACATTATAACCATCCTATTGAGAAGCAGGGAGTACCAACTACTATATGAAAATATTAATAAATCTAAGAAAAAGAATGTACCTAGACGGATACACGAAGCACAACATGATTGGTCAGACAAGCCCCTATACCTAGGGTACACAATAGGAAAGAATCGAAATATGTATTTACATTGAATTGTAAAGACCGATGATACTTTGTAAAGTTAAACTTTCTTTTTGTAAGGACTGGTGACACTGTGTGAATTATAAAGATGGACGACAATGTATAATTGGAAATAATTGGAAAATAGACTGATGACAATATGTAATTGTAAAATGTTTTAGATATATGTTGCTAATGAGTATTTTAATTTTTCTAAATCAGTAAAAAAAAttcttccgcagcaacgcgcgggcattgtcctattCTTAATAACACCTAGATAGGGTCAATAGAAGATGAGTACTTCACGAGTGGGAGTGCAGGATACTCAAGGCTGAGTAAATTTGTGCAATAATAACTGGAACTATGTTCCCTTGTTTTCCCCTTGTCCACGTCCTTATCACACACAAATGTTTTTTCATTGAAACATAAAAATCTTTTTTAATCTCCATCAAAACGAACCATCGTAAACCAAATAAAGAGAAGGAAACGAAAACCTTCCATTACAGTTCCACCTACTTTGTATTTGGTTCTTCCTCTATCTATAAAAAAGGCGTGCTTTCTCGCGCGTTCCTGAAAAAAAGTATTCACATCGTGTTTGGCAGAGCTGCGGAATGGGAATGGGAGTTTGGAGCGGCGAGTTGTGAAGAGGATTGGCATAGGGAATTTGATAATTAGTCCCAATCCTATGTATGGTGTGTTGGAGGAATTACGAAAGGCAATTTGACAGGAAATTTTTGGATACTGTCGTGATGTCCTCTGTCATCTCCATCCGTAATTTCTTCGGCGCCGCCTTCACTCACGACTTCGTGTCCTTCGCCACCTCCAACAGTCTGCACCACGAACATGTCCTTGCAAAGTCGTCGTGTAACGACAGCTGCAGGTGACATAGTTCTAGCTCCGTCGAGTAATTTTGGATAGGCCTAACTCTCATCAAACTGACTGAACTTACTTCCTGGCCAATGTTTTTTTTTCGTGCCTAGAAGGAACTAGACatttttttgatatagtagaagcgggacttggcgtgacaattccgaaattcgtccctgacaggaatcgaactccaGTCGTTGGGGTGcgtcactgcgaccccaaccactaggctaagcccacgtcgtcctGGCCAATGCTTTTGGCTGAGATCGAGATACATGCACGAAGCTAGCTCAACTTGATAGACTAACAAACTTTCTGTGGGCATACGACAATGCAACTAGATTGATCTTTGTGGCTAGTTCAATATATACATGCACGCGGCCGCCGGCGTACGCGTCGATGCTCTCTTGTACTGGCCGGAGTTGATAGCCTGGACTTCAACGAGGTGCTCGCACTTGACGAGGTACATTCTTCCTGAACGGCATCTGAGAAGAGCCCGCTGATGGATGCATGACCGGTGAGACAATGACGGATTTTTTCAGTTTCTTTTTtcctcttccaattccctatcccACGACGAATTACCTGGGTCTCCCCAGACAGGGGCGGAGCTGGAGCTCAAGTCACCCTGATGCACCACTTTAACATGACACAAAACATACAAAAAACAGTCTACTGTATAAAGTGTGTACAATATTTTTAACATATATTACATGACATCATAAACAACAATGTATAAATCTCCACCAAGCTGGCTGAACTAAGACCAAATTATTAGGAAAATATGTCTTCCATTTCCAAATCCTAAAATATACATCATCAAAAATGGTACTACCCCTGTCAATTAAAGAAGGGGATATCTCAACTTTATTTAAATTTGGATATATctgaaagattgctgcactagctaattgaaccaaaagttcgaactgaCGGAAAGAGACTTGgatgtgtatttatattcaacgctCCTCCTCACATCTAGGCTATTTTATTCCTTAGCGTGGGTTCGATGCAGGCCGTataatcttttttttcttttgtttgtaaAACTACGTGAGcagggtcttgaacttgagacctcttggctctgataccatgcaagattgctgcactagccaattgaaccaaaagtccgaactgatgaaaagaGACTAgatagtgtatttatattcaacaataTCTATATCCAtttagtatctagatatattcaaatttaTCCAAAATTGGGACCAGATTATAATTCGATGAAAGCCTTGAAATACTCAACCAGATTATAATTTTCTCTTGCCCGAATCATACCGAATCTCATCTATTCAATTGATATCTTTGGGAATATCCTGTTAATTTTTTTAGAATATAAATCATTTGGGAATAAACATGTACATACTATACCTGTGTTTAATTAAGAAAAAAACACGTGAGATGTGAAAATTTTCCCAAGCGAACGAAGTGTATGAATTACATATATGTATGGCCTGCAGAACCCTAGCCACGATTTTCATGAGATGCCATTTGCTAGTAATTTTCTttaaaaatttgattttttttaaaggaaAAATACCAATGAGAGGAGTCAAAAGTGTAGAACTGAAGTCAACTGTGGATTGATCCATAGAGCAAACGCCCATGCACAAATGAGAGGGCCAAGAGGGTGAGGTATGGAGGCCCTGGCGCTAGGGCCAAGGCGCCTGTGTTAGCACGTCGCCAGAGACGCGGTTTGCATAACCGCCTGATCGGAGGCTCGGAGTAACGCAGCTGCTGCTAGCACCTCACGCGGCTTCAGAAAATCTGGTTCGACCGATTGAGTGCGTGCGGCCGTGCGGCTTCACACCCTGATGCACTACTTGTCTCCAACCCTGATGCACCGGCCAGTTTTAGATAGCAAGTAGCTCTAAGAAAAAAATCTGACCCGTATGCCTGTGCATCAGGATCCATTCATTCAGCTCCGCCCCTGTCCCCAGAGAAGAGATCGGAGGGAGTTTGCAGTCTAAACTCCCAATCCACCTCCCGCCTAAATTCCCATGCCCCCTAATCAAACAGTGGATTTCTAGTCCCACACCCCCTCAACTCCCATTCCCTACGTCCAATTCCCTCCAACCAAACACGCTGTCAGGGATAGAAGAAGATGGTACAGCCTACCCGACCTGCTCGGTTTATCAAGGTAAGGTAAACACGGGCAAGCAACCTAGTAGAACAATGTCTAAGCACCAGGCCGACAACACATGTCAGATATAGAAAATCATCAACGAACGCCAGAGTGAAGACGAGCATGGCAAAGCATTGTTTTCATCGATCTTGAAACCCTCCGATTTGGAAGTGTTAAAATTATTAGCTTCGACCTGGAATAACGGTGCAGCAATTTCAGGGATTAGGGCTTAGGAGGATCGATGGAGAAGGATAGATAGACATCCAAGTCAGCAAGTTTCATTGACATTACGACATAAACGATCGTAATCAAAAGATACTGTATCCTCCATGAAGAATTTATGAAAATATTAGAACTTCTTGAAAATAAGTTTCGTTCAAAAGCAGTTCAAAACCCTACGTGGGATCCTTCGATGCCGTATACTCTACTTGTTACAAGTCGAGCCGATAATCTGGATGCACTACGAATTGGAGGAAGCGACTACTCGAAGGCCCACGAGTTCTCTCTgcggacctcctcctcctcctccggggtgTAGTCGTTGACGATGTTGAAGTGCTTGCGGGTCTCCTCCGTGGTCTTGCCCCTCATCTGGTCCGCCACCGCCTTGCAGGTCAGGTCGAGCAAGCTATTGATGTTAAGGTAGTTGGCGGCCTGCAGGCATTATCGGGATTTCGGTCAGTTTCCAGATCGATCTGAAGACCTAACTAACTAAATCGTTGGATCAAGATGGAAGGGGGACTTACGGTGATGAGGTCGAACAGCGTGTCCTGGTCGACCTGGACGAACGCGTCGTCGAAGCGCTTGAGCGGGTCGTCGGCGTTGGGGATCTGGAAGTCGTCATGGGGCTCGGAGAAGTGCTTGTTGACGTACTCGAGGATGCGGGAGAGGATGCGGCCGGTGACGTTGGGGATCGGGACCTGGCCGTTGGTGGCGCAGTCCTCGTCCAGACAGCCCTTGATCATCCCCGAAGCCTTGCCGATCGCCTCGTCCGCCACCTCGAACTTCTCCCCGTCGGAGCTGACGAGAAGAACCATCTTGATCTCTTGCCTTTTACTAAGGCTGACTCTTTTTCGATCTCGTCGGCTAGGGTTTTACGATCGACTTTTTCTCGTTTGGATGCGATGCTATGAGACGGAGGGGCGGCCGCTATTTATAGGTGCCCAGATAGGGGAGACGACGGAACGAGGGACCTTCTGAAGTCAGAGGCCAAAACCGACTTCAACCAGGACGTTCTGCTAGCTGTTGGGcttgttgttgttggacttgGACTACAACACTAATTTCTAATCAATTGATTATATCTGGATGCAGCAAACGACACAGCAATGCAGAGTCTCGTACGGATTGAAAATTAATCGTACTTGCCTAACTCTGTAGATTCTTGATAATCCAAATCATTGTGTGTAGAAGCACCATCAATAGTATCATAGATTCATAGTTAACGAAACGATTTTTGCAAACTCTTGAATTTGAAGCAGCACGTTGTTTGGGAATTGAGACTTcgggtgatgaagcttggtgggtGAGTCCTCACCGGCTTATTAGAGGAGTCAGAGCTCCACCGGCGCGCACCATATAGtcgtcggcaggggcgccggcggcCGTATGGGGGTTGCCGGCAGAGCattctctatttggggatgctgctcccacaccgagagctccatacgccagcccCGATAGAATTTGATTATTGAAATGACATTTAAAACCAAAATTTATACGAAATTTATATAAAAGTAACTCGAATTTAatctaaataaaacttaaactcaACCCTAATCTATTGGCCATCGGTTGGGGCGCGCGACGGGCCTGTCTCGTTGTCGTTCTTCGTATTTGCCGCCTGCGTCCGTGCTCGCCTCTcgtcccttgcttcgcgcatctggcggtggagcatggcggtcGGCGACGTTGTCCCCGCGCTGCCAGCCTTTGCCGAGAAGCCTCGTTCTCGGCGCACCTCGCTTGCTCGCCGGCGAACGCCTCGTAGTGGCGATGAGCTTCTatcgctccgcctccatgaggaggcgtcctgcctcctccgtggccgctcgctggcgcgagatctcgagggcTTGCTCGAGGTTCGCATCGTTGACGAACTCCCGCTGCTCCTCCTTCAACCTCCGGAAGTGCTACGCGTTCAACGAcgccaggatcgccgcctgctccgggtcggtGGGGGCCTGCTGCTGCTCGCCCCACTGCGTTGCCGCCTCAGCTTCCGCGTCTGCGACGTAGGCCTCGTGCCACACCGCGAACCATGGGTCCACAGTGTCGTCGGAGCTGTAGTCCGCGTCGGGCTGCGACTCCTGCTCCaactgcggtggtggtggaggcgtcGCAGGCAGCGCGCGGCCATTGAGGCCAAGCATGGAGCACGTCATCTTAAGACGGTGCGACATTTctgaggtggagaggagagactGGCGCGGttgcggtggtggagatgagaggatagcaccgcggcGATGGACAGCGTAC includes these proteins:
- the LOC124673656 gene encoding SKP1-like protein 4 — encoded protein: MSHRLKMTCSMLGLNGRALPATPPPPPQLEQESQPDADYSSDDTVDPWFAVWHEAYVADAEAEAATQWGEQQQAPTDPEQAAILASLNAVSLSKRQEIKMVLLVSSDGEKFEVADEAIGKASGMIKGCLDEDCATNGQVPIPNVTGRILSRILEYVNKHFSEPHDDFQIPNADDPLKRFDDAFVQVDQDTLFDLITAANYLNINSLLDLTCKAVADQMRGKTTEETRKHFNIVNDYTPEEEEEVRRENSWAFE